From Quercus lobata isolate SW786 chromosome 1, ValleyOak3.0 Primary Assembly, whole genome shotgun sequence, one genomic window encodes:
- the LOC115969902 gene encoding mitochondrial import receptor subunit TOM40-1 has product MAGVVPPGTTMHKEDPKPTKEEKVDYFNLPCPIPYEEIHREAFMSLKPDLFEGLRFDLTRGLNPKFALSHSVYMGPTTIPSQSAETIKIPTAQYEFGANFMDPKLMLVGRVLTDGRLTARLKCDLIENLSLKANAQLTNEPHMSHGIAYFDYKGKDYRAQFQLGNGALFGANYIQSVTPNLSLGGEVFWAGQHRKSGIGYAARYNTDKMVATGQVASTGMVALSYVQKVSEKVSLASDFMYNYMSRDVTASVGYDYILRQCRLRGKIDSNGCTSAFLEERLQMGLNFILSAEIDHKKKDYKFGFGLTVGE; this is encoded by the exons ATGGCGGGTGTGGTACCTCCGGGTACTACCATGCATAAGGAGGATCCAAAGCCCACAAAGGAAGAGAAAGTTGATTACTTTAACCTTCCCTGTCCCATACCCTATGAAGAAATCCACCGCGAAGCTTTCA TGTCCTTGAAACCAGACCTTTTTGAAGGGTTGCGTTTTGATTTAACCAGAGGACTTAATCCAAAGTTCGCTCTTAGTCACAG TGTGTACATGGGACCTACAACCATTCCTTCCCAGTCTGCTGAAACCATTAAAATCCCTACTGCTCAGTATGAGTTTGGTGCTAACTTTATGGACCCAAAG TTGATGCTTGTTGGGAGGGTATTGACAGATGGGAGACTAACTGCTAGATTGAAGTGCgatttgattgaaaatcttagTCTAAAGGCTAATGCACAG CTTACAAATGAGCCACACATGTCTCATGGCATTGCGTACTTTGACTACAAG GGCAAAGACTACAGGGCGCAGTTTCAACTTGGTAATGGTGCCTTATTTGGAGCCAATTACATTCAG AGTGTGACCCCGAATTTGTCTTTGGGTGGTGAAGTATTTTGGGCTGGTCAGCACCGAAAGTCGGGTATTGGCTATGCTGCTCGTTACAACACTGACAAGATG GTTGCCACTGGGCAAGTTGCCAGCACTGGAATGGTTGCACTCAGTTATGTTCAGAAAGTTTCTGAGAAG GTTTCTCTAGCATCAGACTTTATGTACAACTACATGTCAAGAGACGTCACCGCAAGTGTTGGCTATGATTACATTCTTAGACAG TGTCGTCTTAGAGGGAAGATTGATTCCAATGGCTGCACGTCTGCTTTTCTAGAAGAGAGATTACAAATGGGTCTCAATTTTATTCTCTCGGCAGAG ATAGACcacaaaaagaaagactacaaatttgggtttgggttgacAGTTGGAGAATAG
- the LOC115969788 gene encoding disease resistance protein RPM1-like, which produces MAESAVKLLTQNLIPLLAQEVTLLEGIHDKVADINGELESIQSFLKDADARAEMGDTSAVAKTWVKQIQGINNDLKLIRERGERYGFNFLEQGGPSNDVRHDTWHDPRVASLFLEEAEVVGIESPKAELIEWLVEGPFNRTVISVVGIGGIGKTTLVKKVCKNEKVVAHFDCCAWITVSQSYKMEELLRHMIKQFYQASEESASTSIGSIDTMKEIELIEEVRQFVLEQRLPRGKLPALEWLHSVMFRILRRFL; this is translated from the exons ATGGCAGAAAGTGCAGTGAAGCTACTTACTCAGAATTTGATCCCGTTATTGGCCCAAGAAGTGACACTGCTGGAGGGTATCCATGACAAAGTTGCTGACATCAATGGTGAACTTGAGAGCATTCAATCCTTCCTTAAGGATGCAGATGCAAGGGCCGAGATGGGAGACACGAGTGCCGTCGCAAAAACATGGGTCAAACAG ATTCAAGGGATTAACAATGATCTCAAGTTGATTAGAGAGAGAGGTGAAAGATATGGCTTCAACTTCTTGGAGCAAGGAGGACCAAGCAATGATGTTAGACATGATACATGGCATGACCCTAGAGTGGCATCCCTTTTCCTTGAGGAAGCAGAAGTTGTAGGCATTGAGTCTCCTAAAGCCGAATTGATAGAGTGGTTGGTAGAAGGACCATTCAATCGCACGGTGATTTCGGTGGTCGGCATTGGTGGGATTGGCAAGACCACTCTTGTCAAGAAAGTGTGTAAAAATGAAAAGGTGGTAGCACACTTTGATTGCTGTGCTTGGATTACTGTTTCTCAATCATACAAGATGGAGGAGCTATTAAGGCACATGATAAAGCAGTTCTACCAGGCAAGTGAGGAGTCTGCTTCTACGAGTATTGGGTCTATTGACACAATGAAAGAGATAGAGTTAATTGAAGAAGTGAGGCAATTTGTACTTGAACAGAG GTTGCCACGGGGCAAGTTGCCAGCACTGGAATGGTTGCACTCAGTTATGTTCAGAATTCTGAGAAG GTTTCTCTAG